The Streptomyces europaeiscabiei genomic sequence TTCTACCGACTGATTCCAACACCCAGCACGAAAGGGGGCCGCCCTACCGGGCGGCCCCCTTCGCCGTGTGCATTGCTGTGTAATCGTCCCGTCTATGTGAGCGCGGGCTCTCGGACAGCTGTGCGGTCCTGTGCACGCTGCTGTGCAGGCAGTGCAATCACCTGATGGCGGGCAAGCTCCGCACGGAAGTCAGAGAGCCAACGGCGGGCAGTGCTCGCGTCCCGTTCGTCGCCGGCTAGCTCCTGGTCAGTGGGCTCACGACCCTCGGTGTGCACCGTGTGCAGGTACAGCTCCCAGCCGCGCACCTTGGCTTGACTCGTCCAACGCGGGGCCGTCGGCTCCTCCGGGCTCGTGAGGGCCTCTAGCAACTCGTCCCGCGCTGCTTGGAGCACGACGTGGGCCGCGTTGCGGTGTCCCTCGGCCTCCTGCGCTTGTGCAAGTGCGGCGGCAGCCCGCTCGTTTGCCCTGCGGGCCTCATCCTCGGCCCGCTCCTTCTCGCTGGCCAGGCGCTCAACCTCGGTGATCTTCTCCTGCCGCCGCTCAGTGAGCTGCCTGATCTGCCCCTCGATCGCGGTGTACTGCTCGGCGAGTTCGTTCACCCGGCGCTGAGCGCGCTCCACGTTGGTGGCAGCACTGCTCTGCGCTTCCTCAGCTCGTTTCACCTCCTGGCGAGCCTCGTCGACCCTGCGCTGTTGTCCGTCGACTTCGCCGCGTAGTTCGTCGGCACGGGACTGGAGGGCGGACACTTCATCTCGAAGTCCCCGTTCGCGAGACTCCCCAGCGTTCACATTCGTCTTGAGCTGTCCCGCACGGCTCCTGAGCTGCTCGATCTCACCCGCGAGCCGGTCACGTTCGGCCTCAGCCTGCCGGAATGTCTCCTCGGCCTCGGCTGTCTTCTCCTTGGCCTGCCGTGCCTCACTGTGGGCGTCCTCCGACGCCTTCCGGGCCTGCTCCAAGGTCGTCTTGGCCTGCGTGAGTTCGTCGGCGGCCTGACGGCGGATCTCCTCGGACATCCGCTCAGCTTCAGCCTGCTCTGCGAGAGCCTTGTCCCTTGCCTGTTCTGCCTGCTCGCGTTCCTTCTTCGCCTGAGCCGCACGGGCGCCCTCTTCCAGAGCTGCGACGCTGGGGACGATAGAAAGGTCTTCGAGCATGGCCACCATGCCCATGGGATCGGCCTTGTCCATGCGTGCCAGGTCAGCGACGCGACCTCGTGCGGTGAGGTGCCGGGCGAGCATCAGCTGAGCCGGGGTGTCACCGGCGATGCCGGCCACGTCGATGGCCAACTCGGCCTTGCCCCGAAGCTCCTCAGCCGCAGTAGCGGCGTTCTTCAGCTCCCTCTCGCGGTCCCGCTGGGCCTTGCGGCCGACTGCTTCCGGAGCCTCACGGAGGGCGTCGGCCCGGTCCAGGGCCATCCCAAGTTCGTGGATCTTGCGTGCGGCGCGGCGGATACGGGCGTCTTGGTGGATCACCCCGTCTCGGCTTGTGGCATCGAGGCCCAGCTGAGCGAACACCTGTGCCCAAACGTGCACGTAACCAAGCTGCAAGAGCCGGACCAAGCCCGGGGTAACGTCCTCTTCGTCCTCATCGGAGTTGGCGGACATCTGCTTGTCCAACTCGTGCTCGATGAGCTTCGCCGAGACGGGCGGCACGAGAGCGAAAGCCACCATGGACACCCAGTTGCCGGGTGCGTGGGCCGCGTTCATGACAGCGCTGGCCGTGACCAGGCCCCACGCCATGCGCCGAGTCCTTCTCATCGGCCGTGTCCAGTGGCTTTCCACCAGCGCAGATCGATACAGAGACACGAAGCATGTGGCTTCAGCAAGGTCCCAAATAGCCATGAATGGGATTGCGAAGACGACGGGGAGTTCCATCGAGTCAGTCGCAAACCCATACAGGCCGTAGAGCGATACGAGCATGCCGCAGGCGCCGAGGAAAGCGAGCGGCCCGGCTGCGGCCACGGTTGCGCGTACGGCCTCCCCTCGGCCGTTCTGGGGGGTGCTGGCGGGCACCTGGAGCCCACCCCGCCCACGTCGTCGCCGGAGCACCGTGTAGAGCGCCAAGAGAGCAAGGGCGGCAACAGCCGCGGCGGCAGGCGTCGCCCATTCGGGCGCCAGGCCGAGCTGGCGGCTGAGCTGCGATAGTTCGGGCATTTCAGGGAGAGTCATCGGACTTCACCCGCTTGAGCGATAGTTCCTCGCCAGGCCATGCAGCCCGTACTCTGGTGATGCATCGGGGAGTCCTCTCCTCGGCCACCGGCTCCGGGCCTGCCCGCCAAAGCGAACCCGGAGCCGCTCTATGTTTTTGCACGCATAAGTGCATAACGGTTGTGCCATCAAAAGCGCGTGCACTTTCACTGCCATAACCGTGTTGCACAAGGCGTCATCGTAGCCACACAGCCCTGCACTACAAGGTGCACGGCCTGCACGACCCGCTGCACTGCGAAGTTTGACGCTTACACAGTTTTGCACTTATGCATGCATAAGTGCAACGAGAGATCTCCTGCTGACGGTCGTTCACCAACCACCCTGCGCACAGCTGCACAGGGTGCTGCACACCGCTGCACAGGCTCCTGCACAGCGGTGCACCGCCCTACCGGCGGGGTCGCCCCATCTTGCCTGTGGGTTGCACAGGCTCGCCGAGCATCTGCACGATCTCGCCCGGGGTCATCTGCTGCTCAAGCCGAGTGAGGGCGAGCCGCAGAACCGCAGTCGCAGGAATCCTCTCCTGCCTCGCCGCCCCAGCCTCGGTGACTCGCCACAGAAACGACTCGTGCTCGGGGTTCGGGTAGAACGGGATCGACTTCGGTCGCGATGACTTCTTGTCGACCGCCTCGGTGATCTCAGGCTTGCTGGGAGGCGGAGGGGACGCGGTCTCCTCTTTGGCAGGGAGCACCTCCGGGGTCGCTTCTGACCGGCGACGGGCTTCTTCACGCTGCTGCCGCTCCTTCTCACGCCGCGCGAGTTCCTCACGGCGGGCGGCCTCACTCGCGGGCTTGCGAGGGTTGCGCGACTCGCCGGCTGTGCGGCGGCCTCCGTCTCCACGGCGGCGGGCAGCGGCCTCGTTCTCCAGATCATCCAAGCTACTCGCCATAGTTGATCACCGCATCCACCAGACCATCCATGGAGCCTACGAAGCGCATGGCCCGCTTCGGCACCGGTTCGGAGGACACAGCTACGTTGATCCGCCGACTCCGGAGCCATGACTCATCGTGAACAACAGGGCCTGTCGGGAACCCGCCGTGGCTGCTCGTGATCGTCCTGAGCTGCTTGCGCGCCCAAGATGGTGGCGCTGAAACCTTATTGGGAGTGATGAGCAACGGGTGACTCGTCAGCTCGTCCACCATTCCCTCAAGAGCGTTGAGAGACTCTTTCGTCAGCACTGCCGGCACAACGGCGACGTTGGCGGCGTTCACCGCCCCGTAGGTGGCCTCACAGCCACCCGGGTGCGTGTCGACGACTACGGGCCGCTGCCACTCACGCGCCCACTTGAGCAGAGCATCCGTCACGGCCTCCCTATCCGGCTGCTCATCCACCAGGCCGGGGTAGGACGGCACAAGGTCAGCCATGCGGCGCCCCTTGACTGGCCTGGGGACCGTCCCGTTCCTGAAGGCATCTTGCATGGGATACCGAACGTACTTTTCGTACCGGTAACCCATGGACCGAGAGCTACAACCCCGGTCCCAATCGAGATCCACCAGGACGGCACCCAGCAGATACGCAAGCTCGCGGGCGAAGGTGGACTTACCGTCGCCCCCCTTCCATGCAGCGGCCGTGACGATGGGCGGCTGTCCGCCGGTACCCTCCGCCCACTCCACAAGACTTTTAGGCATGCACGACATTATGCGGGCATAAGTGCTCGCGCCCCTTGCCCTATCAGGCTCCCCATGGCGTATCTTGCACTTGTACATGCATAAGTGCATAAGTGTCGGGCTGTTGACCTGCACAAACTTAAAGAGGGGCCGGGCTGGCACCCGACCCCTCACGTTTCGGCCTCCGACGGCGGTGCGTCTCGTCGTTCGGGGCCTCGATCCCTGTGGAGGATCTGCAAATGACTGTACGTGAGGATGCGTTCACGGCTGCCGAGTTGCTGGCTGGGGACGCTGCGGCCGCCGCGGTCCGGGAGGTCATGACGCTGCCTGCGACGCAGGTGGCTGAGCTGGTGGCGGAAACGCTGACTGGTGACCCGTTGGTTCAGCTGGCGGCAGCGGTGCTGGGAGATCGGTA encodes the following:
- a CDS encoding P-loop NTPase family protein; translation: MPKSLVEWAEGTGGQPPIVTAAAWKGGDGKSTFARELAYLLGAVLVDLDWDRGCSSRSMGYRYEKYVRYPMQDAFRNGTVPRPVKGRRMADLVPSYPGLVDEQPDREAVTDALLKWAREWQRPVVVDTHPGGCEATYGAVNAANVAVVPAVLTKESLNALEGMVDELTSHPLLITPNKVSAPPSWARKQLRTITSSHGGFPTGPVVHDESWLRSRRINVAVSSEPVPKRAMRFVGSMDGLVDAVINYGE
- a CDS encoding coiled-coil domain-containing protein — encoded protein: MPELSQLSRQLGLAPEWATPAAAAVAALALLALYTVLRRRRGRGGLQVPASTPQNGRGEAVRATVAAAGPLAFLGACGMLVSLYGLYGFATDSMELPVVFAIPFMAIWDLAEATCFVSLYRSALVESHWTRPMRRTRRMAWGLVTASAVMNAAHAPGNWVSMVAFALVPPVSAKLIEHELDKQMSANSDEDEEDVTPGLVRLLQLGYVHVWAQVFAQLGLDATSRDGVIHQDARIRRAARKIHELGMALDRADALREAPEAVGRKAQRDRERELKNAATAAEELRGKAELAIDVAGIAGDTPAQLMLARHLTARGRVADLARMDKADPMGMVAMLEDLSIVPSVAALEEGARAAQAKKEREQAEQARDKALAEQAEAERMSEEIRRQAADELTQAKTTLEQARKASEDAHSEARQAKEKTAEAEETFRQAEAERDRLAGEIEQLRSRAGQLKTNVNAGESRERGLRDEVSALQSRADELRGEVDGQQRRVDEARQEVKRAEEAQSSAATNVERAQRRVNELAEQYTAIEGQIRQLTERRQEKITEVERLASEKERAEDEARRANERAAAALAQAQEAEGHRNAAHVVLQAARDELLEALTSPEEPTAPRWTSQAKVRGWELYLHTVHTEGREPTDQELAGDERDASTARRWLSDFRAELARHQVIALPAQQRAQDRTAVREPALT